From the Fusarium musae strain F31 chromosome 11, whole genome shotgun sequence genome, one window contains:
- the CEL3B gene encoding glycoside hydrolase 3 yields MCSYNRVNGTYACENSKLMNGLLKTELAFDGFVLLDWNAQHNLESANAGLDMVMPMGGFWGENLTMAVENGTVQEERVTDMATRILAAWYLVGQDVDFPTPGIGMKNLSLPHEQVEARIPESRQILLEGAIAGHVLVKNVNNTLPFAEKPKMISVFGYDATVAKTKNTDNLFQLGYTSSPEMGQAVLGTEEHFDQAAKGGTIVSGGRAAANSPPYISDPLSAIQQRAAKDGSWVNWDLSSSNPDVNGATDVCLVLINAMATEGWDRDGLHDDFSDALILNVASQCANTIVTIHAAGIRLVDQWIDHPNITATIIAHLPGQDSGEALVKLLYGEADFSGKLPYTLAKNESDYTPYKPCGLEEGSKDPQCDFTEGVYLDYRSFDDRDVTPRFEFGYGLSYTEFEYSDLAVKVAETSASAADEDLWSTFATVQATVSNIGKRDGEEVVQLYVAIPNSPPKQLRGFEKVKINKGESVDIPFELTRRDLSVWDVVKQDWTLQPGNYTIFVGSSSRTLPLKESLNIEV; encoded by the exons ATGTGTTCATACAACCGCGTCAACGGAACATATGCCTGCGAGAACAGCAAGCTCATGAATGGACTTCTCAAGACTGAGCTTGCGTTCGACGGGTTTGTGTTGCTGGATTGGAACGCGCAGCATAATCTTGAGAGTGCGAATGCGGGACTGGATATGGTTATGCCGATGGGGGGATTCTGGGGAGAGAATTTGACGATGGCTGTTGAAAATGGGACTGTTCAGGAGGAGAGGGTGACGGACATGGCTACAAG AATCCTGGCCGCTTGGTACCTCGTCGGCCAAGACGTCGACTTTCCAACCCCCGGGATCGGAATGAAGaacctttctcttcctcacgAGCAAGTCGAAGCTCGCATCCCCGAATCACGACAAATTTTGCTCGAGGGCGCTATTGCAGGGCATGTACTCGTCAAGAACGTAAACAACACTCTTCCCTTCGCCGAAAAGCCCAAGATGATCTCTGTCTTTGGATATGATGCCACAGTTGCCAAGACGAAGAATACGGATAATCTTTTCCAGCTGGGATATACTTCATCACCGGAGATGGGACAAGCTGTTCTTGGCACTGAAGAGCATTTTGACCAAGCTGCCAAGGGAGGAACGATTGTTTCGGGTGGTAGGGCGGCTGCTAACTCACCGCCATACATCAGCGAT CCCCTCAGCGCAATTCAGCAGAGAGCTGCCAAGGATGGGAGCTGGGTGAACTGGGACCTTTCATCCTCTAACCCTGACGTGAACGGCGCAACGGATGTCTGTCTCGTTCTTATCAACGCCATGGCAACTGAAGGATGGGACCGCGATGGTCTTCACGATGACTTCAGCGACGCCCTGATACTCAACGTTGCATCGCAATGTGCCAACACGATTGTTACAATCCACGCAGCAGGCATTCGTCTCGTTGATCAGTGGATTGACCATCCAAACATCACCGCAACAATTATCGCTCACCTTCCAGGCCAAGATAGTGGCGAGGCGCTCGTGAAACTTCTTTACGGCGAGGCCGATTTTTCAGGAAAGTTGCCGTATACCCTGGCGAAGAATGAGAGTGACTATACCCCTTACAAGCCCTGTGGACTGGAAGAGGGAAGCAAGGATCCGCAGTGCGACTTTACTGAAGGCGTGTATCTTGACTATCGCTCCTTCGACGATCGGGATGTCACGCCAAGATTCGAGTTCGGGTACGGCCTTAGTTACACGGAGTTCGAGTACTCTGACTTGGCAGTCAAGGTTGCTGAGACAAGTGCTTCAGCTGCTGATGAAGATCTTTGGAGTACGTTTGCTACCGTTCAAGCTACAGTCTCCAACATCGGAAAGCGAGACGGTGAGGAAGTTGTTCAACTTTACGTTGCTATTCCGAATAGTCCACCCAAGCAACTCCGAGGCTTTGAGAaagtcaagatcaacaagggcGAATCTGTCGATATTCCATTTGAACTCACGAGACGTGACCTCAGCGTCTGGGACGTCGTCAAGCAGGATTGGACTCTTCAGCCGGGCAACTACACCATTTTCGTCGGCTCCAGCAGCCGCACCCTCCCCCTGAAAGAGTCACTGAACATAGAAGTTTAG
- a CDS encoding hypothetical protein (MEROPS:MER0014418), which translates to MSSNEQVYENISKSVAHHEQDLADICKKIHENPELNYKEFKAHDNICDLMHRLGYNVKRSAYGIQTSFEVESGQTGKIIVFNAEYDALPGLGHACGHNLIATSSIAAFIATAETIRSLNIPGRVRLLGTPAEEGGGGKVHLIKAGAYEGVDACLMAHPTGRLSPQGEKNVDGVSAAKSSARRQIKVAFTGQNAHAGNTPWHGKNALDAIVSSYVNISLLRQQIQPTERIHGVIRNGGAEPNIIPDSTNLEYYLRAAGADQIKELTGRVEACFKAGAIATGCQVQCSCESDQDYMELRPNMSMSNEFTKHMQAFGRDYILDANQPPMGASTDMGNVTYCVPGIHPMFAVGTEDPLVQPHTPKFAEAAGTREAFERALDCAKGLAATACEMLLQTELMDQAKDEFKRDVEPIGYRL; encoded by the exons ATGTCTTCCAACGAGCAGGTTTACGAAaacatctccaagtctgTCGCTCATCATGAGCAGGACTTGGCAGACATTTGCAAAAAG ATCCATGAGAACCCAGAGCTCAACTACAAAGAGTTCAAAGCCCACGACAACATCTGCGATCTCATGCACCGTCTAGGCTACAACGTCAAACGCTCCGCCTACGGCATCCAAACATCCTTCGAAGTCGAATCCGGCCAGACCGGCAAAATCATCGTTTTCAACGCAGAGTACGACGCACTTCCCGGTCTAGGCCATGCCTGTGGCCACAATCTTATTGCGACAAGCTCCATCGCCGCATTTATCGCTACCGCCGAAACAATACGCTCCCTCAATATCCCCGGCCGCGTTCGCCTCCTTGGAACaccagctgaagaaggcggcGGTGGAAAAGTCCATCttatcaaggctggtgcGTACGAGGGAGTAGATGCTTGTCTGATGGCTCATCCAACGGGGAGGCTGTCACCACAGGGCGAGAAGAATGTCGATGGTGTTTCGGCGGCGAAGTCGAGTGCGAGAAGGCAGATTAAAGTGGCGTTTACAGGGCAGAATGCTCATGCAGGCAATACGCCGTGGCATGGGAAGAATGCTCTCGATGCGATTGTGTCATCATATGTGAATATCTCTCTTCTAAGGCAGCAGATTCAGCCAACAGAGAGGATTCACGGTGTTATTAGAAATGGAGGTGCTGAGCCGAATATTATTCCGGATTCGACGAACTTGGAGTATTATTTGAGAGCGGCTGGGGCTGATCAGATCAAGGAGCTTACGGGAAGGGTAGAGGCGTGTTTCAAAGCCGGGGCTATCGCTACGGGCTGTCAAGTGCAATGCAGTTGCGAATC AGACCAAGATTACATGGAGCTACGACCGAACATGTCCATGTCGAACGAGTTTACAAAACACATGCAAGCCTTTGGACGAGATTACATCTTAGATGCAAACCAACCACCGATGGGCGCATCAACAGACATGG GCAACGTTACATACTGTGTACCGGGTATTCATCCCATGTTCGCCGTTGGAACCGAAGATCCTTTGGTGCAACCCCATACACCCAAGTTTGCAGAGGCAGCAGGAACAAGAGAAGCGTTTGAGAGAGCTTTGGATTGTGCCAAGGGATTAGCAGCTACGGCCTGCGAGATGCTTCTTCAGACTGAGTTGATGGATCAAGCGAAAGATGAGTTTAAAAGGGATGTTGAGCCGATTGGTTATAGACTTTAG